A section of the Malus sylvestris chromosome 17, drMalSylv7.2, whole genome shotgun sequence genome encodes:
- the LOC126610255 gene encoding uncharacterized protein LOC126610255, with the protein MSRSTNNTYSLPTPPRPYLTYREPFDLYFGNFEDDFGEWASGISGSPLYDFQATQVTRTGASDSRRPFEGTLAVARPLGLAGSAAAPGPRVHILVLGDELARQADPRARQMVGNQWNTAAPGLEADSRLTHNEQKKALQKLKKEIYNPLRRRISQRVNLYYRDIAVKEKEMENDENGKRCPICLDDFEPKQEVMLTPCKHMFHEECIVPWVKSNGRCPVCRFSISE; encoded by the exons ATGAGCAGAAGTACCAACAATACCTATTCTCTTCCTACTCCTCCTCGTCCTTATCTTACCTATCGTGAGCCGTTTGATCTCTACTTCGGGAATTTTGAGGACGATTTTGGTGAATGGGCTTCTGGGATCTCTGGTAGTCCCTTGTATGATTTTCAAGCAACTCAA GTAACCAGAACAGGTGCGTCGGATTCAAGGCGACCATTTGAGGGAACGCTGGCGGTTGCAAGACCTCTTGGCTTAGCAGG TTCAGCAGCAGCACCAGGTCCCCGAGTTCATATTCTGGTCCTTGGCGATGAATTGGCACGACAGGCAGACCCAAGGGCTAGACAGATGGTCGGTAACCAATGGAATACGGCCGCCCCAGGACTTGAAGCAGACTCCAGATTGACCCATAACGAGCAAAAGAAGGCGTTGCAGAAGCTGAAGAAAGAGATATACAATCCTTTACGGAGGAGAATATCGCAGAGAGTGAACTTGTATTACAGAGACATAGCtgtgaaggagaaggaaatggaGAATGATGAAAATGGCAAGAGGTGTCCCATTTGCTTGGATGACTTTGAGCCCAAACAAGAGGTTATGCTCACTCCTTGTAAGCATATGTTTCATGAAGAATGCATTGTGCCTTGGGTGAAGAGCAATGGTCGTTGCCCAGTATGTAGGTTTTCTATATCTGAGTGA